One region of Synechococcus elongatus PCC 11801 genomic DNA includes:
- a CDS encoding ATP-binding protein — MSETQRRLQRLRAQAAGLIFYSGVLEAPAGQAFLQLLDALIQQQPIAAVSAYSSWLRSLLSDRQSWPQWLMRAIRSDDNQFSRWAQFGTHSPLPELWQPIVRHDLQTLQQLAEINPSLLAPMVQAIGNLPALPPCHLEAPRDREAQWAAMEDWAELLPKLVQHYQRRGVGLFHHYWALRWQQGQLQGIEHPDPVALSDLAGYEFQKETLKRNTEFLLAGLPAQNVLLYGSRGAGKSSLVKALVNAYGDRGLRLIEVGKADLQALPQILDRLRESALRFIIFVDDLSFEDDDETFKALKVVLEGSLTARPPNVAVYATSNRRHLVREYFDERPNPTEAKEVHAWDSVQEKLSFSDRFGLTLTFEPVDQDTYLAIVRHLANEVGLTLPSETLEFRAKQWATRHNGRSGRTARQFMDWLIAEQGLPNSLEND, encoded by the coding sequence ATGAGCGAGACTCAGCGGCGCCTACAACGACTTCGAGCCCAAGCTGCAGGACTCATTTTTTATTCCGGTGTGCTAGAGGCCCCAGCCGGTCAAGCGTTTTTGCAGTTGCTCGACGCGTTGATTCAGCAGCAGCCTATCGCAGCTGTCAGCGCCTACAGCAGTTGGCTCCGTAGCCTCTTAAGCGATCGCCAGAGCTGGCCGCAATGGCTGATGCGAGCGATTCGCAGCGATGACAATCAATTTAGTCGCTGGGCGCAATTTGGCACACACAGTCCTTTGCCAGAGCTATGGCAGCCGATTGTTCGCCACGATCTCCAAACGCTGCAGCAGCTGGCTGAAATTAATCCCAGCCTGCTGGCTCCGATGGTGCAAGCGATTGGCAATCTCCCAGCTCTGCCGCCCTGTCACCTAGAAGCCCCCCGCGATCGCGAAGCCCAGTGGGCTGCCATGGAGGATTGGGCCGAGCTACTACCGAAGCTGGTTCAGCATTATCAGCGGCGGGGCGTAGGCCTATTTCATCACTATTGGGCCTTGCGTTGGCAGCAGGGACAGCTTCAAGGAATCGAGCATCCTGACCCTGTAGCCCTGTCTGATCTCGCTGGCTATGAATTCCAGAAAGAGACGCTTAAGCGCAATACGGAATTTCTGTTAGCAGGACTACCCGCCCAGAATGTCTTGCTCTATGGCAGTCGCGGTGCTGGAAAATCCTCATTGGTGAAGGCGCTGGTCAATGCCTACGGCGATCGCGGCCTACGACTGATCGAAGTGGGCAAAGCGGATTTACAAGCCCTACCCCAAATTTTGGACCGACTGCGCGAGTCGGCCCTGCGCTTCATCATCTTCGTGGATGACTTGTCCTTTGAAGACGACGACGAAACTTTCAAAGCCCTCAAAGTAGTTTTGGAAGGCAGCCTCACTGCTCGCCCTCCCAATGTGGCTGTCTATGCGACCTCGAACCGGCGTCATCTGGTACGAGAGTATTTCGATGAGCGACCCAATCCAACAGAAGCTAAGGAAGTGCATGCTTGGGATTCAGTCCAAGAGAAGCTCTCCTTCAGCGATCGCTTTGGTCTGACCCTGACCTTTGAACCTGTTGATCAAGACACATATTTAGCAATTGTCCGCCACTTAGCTAACGAAGTGGGCTTAACGTTGCCCTCGGAAACGCTGGAATTTCGAGCCAAGCAATGGGCAACTCGCCATAACGGGCGATCGGGCCGTACCGCTCGGCAATTTATGGACTGGCTGATTGCCGAACAGGGCCTACCCAACTCGCTCGAGAACGACTAG
- a CDS encoding M20 metallopeptidase family protein — protein sequence MLLLSQELPETVRPAVRDRHSQIVAWRQQLHRRPELGFQEQETAAFIAARLTELGIPFQSGIAGTGIVAEIEGRRSGPTLAIRADMDALPILEANEVPYRSEIDGRMHACGHDGHVAIALGTAACLQANPDFAGRVKIIFQPAEEGPGGAAPMIAEGVLENPTVDAIIGLHLWNYLPLGKVGVRSGPLMAAVELFDLTIQGRGGHAAIPQNCIDAVLVASQIVTLLQSVVARNVDPLHSAVVTIGSLHAGTTYNVIADRAQLKGTVRYFDDRYQGFLQERIEQIVAGVCNSHGATYELNYRKLYPAVVNDSAIADLVRSVAEDVLEPPLGVVPDCQTMGAEDMSYFLQKVPGCYFFVGSANLDRGLNFPHHHPRFDFDETALAIGVELFLRCVERFCR from the coding sequence ATGCTGCTGCTTAGTCAGGAGTTACCAGAAACGGTCCGTCCCGCGGTGCGCGATCGCCATTCGCAAATAGTGGCGTGGCGACAGCAACTGCATCGTCGGCCAGAACTGGGCTTTCAAGAGCAGGAAACAGCTGCGTTTATTGCCGCTCGACTAACCGAACTGGGTATTCCTTTTCAATCGGGGATCGCAGGCACAGGGATCGTTGCCGAGATTGAAGGGCGGCGATCGGGGCCAACTTTAGCGATTCGGGCCGATATGGATGCCCTGCCAATTCTGGAAGCGAATGAGGTGCCCTATCGCTCTGAAATTGATGGTCGCATGCATGCCTGTGGACATGATGGTCATGTGGCGATCGCGCTCGGAACAGCGGCTTGCCTGCAGGCCAATCCTGATTTTGCCGGTCGCGTCAAAATCATTTTTCAACCGGCAGAAGAAGGGCCGGGTGGTGCCGCGCCGATGATTGCTGAAGGGGTTCTGGAGAATCCCACGGTGGATGCGATTATTGGCCTCCATCTCTGGAATTACCTACCGCTAGGAAAAGTGGGTGTGCGCAGTGGCCCGCTGATGGCGGCGGTGGAATTGTTTGATCTAACGATTCAAGGGCGCGGGGGACATGCTGCGATTCCCCAAAACTGCATTGATGCGGTGTTGGTCGCTTCGCAGATCGTGACGCTGCTCCAGAGTGTCGTTGCTCGCAATGTCGATCCACTTCATTCAGCAGTGGTGACGATTGGCTCGCTGCACGCGGGCACCACCTACAACGTCATCGCCGATCGCGCCCAACTGAAGGGGACCGTTCGCTACTTCGACGATCGCTATCAGGGCTTTTTACAAGAGCGAATTGAGCAGATCGTGGCAGGCGTTTGCAATAGTCACGGTGCAACCTACGAGCTGAACTATCGCAAGCTCTATCCAGCGGTCGTTAATGATTCTGCGATCGCGGATTTGGTGCGCAGCGTAGCCGAAGACGTGCTGGAACCGCCCCTTGGTGTCGTGCCCGACTGCCAAACCATGGGCGCAGAGGACATGTCCTACTTCCTGCAAAAGGTGCCGGGTTGCTACTTCTTTGTGGGCAGTGCCAACCTCGATCGCGGCTTAAATTTCCCGCATCACCATCCCCGCTTTGATTTTGACGAGACGGCCTTGGCGATCGGGGTGGAACTGTTTCTGCGCTGTGTCGAGCGTTTCTGTCGCTAA
- a CDS encoding TIGR00297 family protein, with protein sequence MTLLETELDWLTAIAINGVLLTIGLRSRAKLLTREGYLHAAFLGVLIWGSLQAAGYVLVLLYLLIGSLLTRWGKARKEAAGIAEAREGKRGPENVWGSALVGTAAALAAWYWQDFPAIATLAKLGFVASFATKLADTAGSEVGKAFGKRTFLITTLRPVPAGTEGAVSLEGTIAGLVAALVMAIFGWLFDLISTDAIAICVLAALIATTAESWIGATLQTRLQWLTNELVNAINTLIGAVVAIAFALLI encoded by the coding sequence ATGACACTGCTTGAGACGGAACTCGACTGGCTAACTGCGATCGCGATCAATGGCGTTTTGCTAACCATCGGGCTGAGATCGCGAGCGAAGTTGCTGACCCGTGAAGGCTATCTCCATGCTGCTTTTCTTGGCGTTTTGATTTGGGGCAGCTTGCAGGCAGCGGGCTATGTTTTGGTGCTGCTCTATCTGCTGATTGGTTCGCTGCTGACTCGCTGGGGCAAAGCTCGCAAAGAAGCAGCAGGCATTGCTGAAGCCAGAGAAGGCAAGCGCGGCCCTGAAAACGTTTGGGGCTCCGCTCTAGTCGGCACAGCAGCAGCACTTGCGGCTTGGTACTGGCAAGATTTCCCGGCGATCGCAACCTTGGCAAAACTAGGGTTTGTGGCCAGCTTCGCAACTAAATTGGCTGATACAGCAGGAAGTGAAGTCGGCAAAGCCTTTGGCAAACGGACGTTTTTGATCACAACCCTACGACCGGTTCCGGCTGGGACGGAAGGAGCTGTCAGTTTAGAAGGGACCATCGCAGGACTGGTGGCAGCACTAGTGATGGCCATTTTTGGCTGGTTGTTTGACCTGATCTCTACCGACGCGATCGCAATCTGTGTCCTGGCAGCACTGATTGCCACGACTGCCGAGAGCTGGATTGGTGCAACGCTACAAACGCGACTGCAGTGGCTCACCAATGAATTGGTCAATGCGATCAACACTCTGATCGGTGCAGTCGTCGCGATCGCCTTTGCCCTACTGATTTAG
- a CDS encoding VOC family protein codes for MAAALFHLAFPVSDIALTKQFYVQGLGCRAGRESPTSLILELAGHQIVAHLSRSPLTPQNGIYPRHFGLVFTDEADWQALLERAEQYRLSFYQPARLRFPDSLLEHRTFFLEDPFHNLLEFKFYRYPEAIFGAQDFALVGDAIEA; via the coding sequence ATGGCTGCAGCTCTGTTTCATTTGGCATTTCCAGTCAGCGATATCGCCTTGACCAAGCAGTTTTATGTACAGGGTTTGGGCTGCCGTGCTGGACGGGAGTCGCCAACTTCTCTAATTTTGGAGCTGGCTGGTCATCAGATTGTCGCTCACCTAAGCCGATCGCCTCTAACGCCGCAGAATGGCATTTATCCACGTCACTTTGGGCTGGTCTTTACGGACGAAGCCGACTGGCAGGCTTTATTAGAGCGGGCAGAGCAATATCGGCTTAGCTTTTATCAACCCGCGCGACTGCGCTTTCCCGATAGTCTGCTAGAGCATCGCACTTTCTTTTTGGAAGATCCCTTCCACAATCTGCTGGAGTTTAAGTTCTACCGCTACCCTGAAGCAATTTTTGGGGCGCAGGACTTTGCCTTGGTTGGCGATGCTATAGAGGCTTGA
- a CDS encoding ATP-dependent Clp protease ATP-binding subunit, with translation MFERFTEKAIKVIMLAQEEARRLGHNFVGTEQILLGLIGEGTGVAAKVLKSMGVNLKDARIEVEKIIGRGSGFVAVEIPFTPRAKRVLELSLEEARQLGHNYIGTEHLLLGLIREGEGVAARVLENLGVDLSKVRTQVIRMLGETAEVSSGGSQGRTKTPTLDEFGSNLTQQAADGKLDPVVGRQKEIERVIQILGRRTKNNPVLIGEPGVGKTAIAEGLAQRIATGDIPDILEDKRVVTLDIGLLVAGTKYRGEFEERLKKIMDEIRSAGNVILVIDEVHTLIGAGAAEGAIDAANILKPALARGELQCIGATTLDEYRKHIERDAALERRFQPVMVGEPSVDDTIEILRGLRERYEQHHKLKIADEALEAAAKLADRYISDRFLPDKAIDLIDEAGSRVRLMNSQLPPAAKELDKELRQVLKDKDDAVRSQDFDKAGELRDREMEIKTQIRSIAQSKKADGTSSSDDSPIVTEEDIAHIVASWTGVPVNKLTESESTKLLNMEETLHSRLIGQDEAVKAVSRAIRRARVGLKNPNRPIASFIFSGPTGVGKTELTKALAAYFFGSEEAMIRLDMSEYMERHTVSKLIGSPPGYVGYNEGGQLTEAVRRRPYTVVLLDEIEKAHPDVFNLLLQLLEDGRLTDAKGRTVDFKNTLIILTSNIGSKVIEKGGGGLGFDFSGEDEAENQYNRIRSLVNEELKQYFRPEFLNRLDEIIVFRQLNKAEVKEIADIMLREVFGRMQEKGITLSVTEKFKDRLVEEGYNPSYGARPLRRAIMRLLEDSLAEEFLSGKLREGDTAIVDIGEEGKVQVIAQEKRELLPQAVE, from the coding sequence ATGTTTGAACGCTTTACCGAAAAAGCCATTAAGGTCATCATGCTGGCTCAGGAGGAAGCGCGTCGCCTGGGTCACAACTTCGTCGGCACCGAGCAGATTTTGCTAGGCCTCATCGGTGAAGGCACCGGCGTTGCCGCCAAAGTTCTGAAATCGATGGGTGTCAACCTCAAGGATGCTCGCATCGAAGTCGAAAAAATTATTGGCCGTGGCTCGGGTTTCGTAGCGGTGGAGATCCCGTTTACACCGCGTGCCAAGCGTGTCCTTGAGCTGTCGCTCGAAGAGGCTCGGCAACTTGGGCATAACTACATTGGCACCGAGCACCTTCTGCTGGGCTTGATCCGTGAAGGCGAGGGTGTTGCCGCTCGCGTCCTCGAGAATTTGGGCGTCGATCTCTCGAAAGTGCGGACACAGGTAATCCGCATGCTAGGTGAGACCGCAGAGGTTTCCAGTGGTGGTAGCCAAGGCCGGACGAAAACCCCAACCTTGGATGAATTCGGCTCGAACCTGACGCAGCAGGCTGCGGATGGGAAGCTCGATCCGGTGGTGGGTCGTCAGAAAGAAATCGAGCGGGTGATTCAGATTCTGGGTCGCCGTACCAAGAACAACCCTGTGTTGATTGGCGAACCCGGCGTCGGTAAAACTGCGATCGCTGAAGGGTTAGCGCAGCGGATTGCCACTGGTGACATCCCGGACATCTTGGAAGACAAGCGTGTCGTCACCCTCGATATCGGTCTGCTGGTTGCGGGCACCAAGTATCGGGGTGAATTCGAGGAGCGCCTCAAGAAAATCATGGACGAGATCCGCTCGGCGGGGAACGTCATCCTAGTCATCGACGAAGTCCACACCTTGATTGGTGCAGGTGCGGCTGAAGGCGCAATCGATGCAGCTAACATCCTCAAGCCGGCACTGGCGCGGGGTGAGCTGCAATGCATCGGTGCGACCACATTGGATGAGTACCGTAAGCACATCGAGCGCGATGCTGCATTGGAGCGCCGTTTCCAACCAGTAATGGTGGGCGAGCCCAGCGTCGATGACACCATCGAGATTCTGCGGGGTCTGCGCGAACGCTACGAGCAGCACCACAAGCTGAAAATTGCGGACGAAGCGCTAGAGGCTGCAGCTAAGCTAGCCGATCGCTACATCAGCGATCGCTTCCTGCCCGATAAGGCAATCGACTTGATCGATGAGGCCGGTTCACGGGTTCGCCTGATGAACTCGCAATTGCCACCTGCTGCGAAGGAACTAGACAAGGAACTGCGGCAAGTCCTCAAGGACAAAGACGACGCCGTCCGCTCCCAAGACTTTGACAAAGCGGGTGAACTGCGCGATCGCGAGATGGAGATCAAAACCCAGATCCGCTCGATCGCCCAAAGCAAGAAGGCCGATGGCACCAGCAGCAGTGATGATTCGCCGATCGTCACTGAGGAAGATATCGCGCATATCGTCGCCTCTTGGACCGGCGTACCGGTCAACAAGCTGACCGAGTCGGAATCGACCAAATTGCTGAACATGGAGGAGACCCTCCACAGCCGCTTGATTGGTCAAGACGAAGCCGTGAAAGCTGTTTCACGAGCAATCCGTCGCGCCCGAGTTGGTCTCAAGAACCCCAACCGTCCGATCGCCAGCTTCATCTTCAGCGGCCCGACCGGTGTTGGTAAAACCGAGCTGACTAAAGCTTTGGCGGCTTACTTCTTCGGCAGCGAAGAGGCGATGATCCGCCTTGACATGTCGGAGTACATGGAGCGCCATACCGTCAGCAAGCTGATCGGTTCGCCTCCGGGCTATGTCGGCTATAACGAAGGCGGCCAGCTGACTGAAGCGGTTCGTCGTCGTCCCTACACCGTGGTGCTGCTCGACGAAATCGAGAAAGCTCACCCCGATGTCTTCAACCTGCTCTTGCAGTTACTGGAAGACGGTCGCTTGACTGATGCCAAAGGTCGGACGGTGGACTTCAAGAACACCCTGATCATCCTGACCTCCAACATTGGCTCGAAGGTGATCGAGAAGGGTGGCGGCGGTCTAGGCTTTGACTTCTCGGGTGAGGATGAAGCTGAGAACCAATACAACCGCATTCGCTCCTTGGTGAACGAAGAGCTGAAGCAATACTTCCGCCCTGAGTTCCTCAACCGCTTGGACGAAATCATCGTCTTCCGTCAGCTCAACAAAGCGGAAGTCAAAGAAATTGCCGACATTATGTTGCGCGAGGTCTTTGGCCGGATGCAGGAAAAAGGCATCACCCTGTCGGTCACTGAGAAGTTCAAAGACCGCTTGGTGGAAGAGGGCTACAACCCCAGCTACGGGGCACGTCCGCTCCGTCGGGCGATCATGCGCTTGCTCGAAGATTCCTTGGCTGAGGAGTTCCTGTCTGGCAAGCTCCGCGAAGGCGACACCGCCATCGTTGATATTGGTGAAGAAGGCAAAGTGCAAGTAATTGCACAAGAGAAACGCGAACTCCTGCCCCAAGCAGTTGAGTAA
- the rimI gene encoding ribosomal protein S18-alanine N-acetyltransferase, with protein sequence MYDPALLCLKPLTVSDAIAARHLDEQTLGGFWSVEGYQREAESEASDLLGLWQDETLMGLGCSWAIVDEAHITLLAIAPSHQGQGWGGLLLLALLQAAIQRQLAWATLEVRTSNQVAIALYQSLGFQEVGQRPNYYADTGEAARILWLKGLRETDVQVAIAQQWQQRQQRLQQQGLQLHLDKLLLAHSTEDHQLPVITG encoded by the coding sequence GTGTACGATCCTGCGCTGCTCTGCCTGAAACCCCTCACTGTTTCAGACGCGATCGCTGCCCGCCATTTGGATGAGCAGACATTGGGAGGCTTTTGGTCAGTCGAAGGCTATCAACGAGAAGCCGAGAGCGAGGCGAGTGATCTGCTGGGGTTATGGCAGGACGAGACCTTGATGGGTCTAGGTTGTAGCTGGGCGATCGTCGATGAGGCCCACATCACCTTGCTAGCGATCGCGCCTTCTCATCAGGGCCAAGGTTGGGGTGGACTGCTGCTTTTGGCCCTACTGCAAGCGGCAATTCAACGCCAGCTGGCCTGGGCTACCCTCGAAGTCCGTACTTCCAATCAAGTCGCGATTGCCCTCTATCAAAGTCTGGGCTTCCAAGAAGTGGGGCAACGACCGAATTACTACGCCGACACGGGTGAAGCAGCCCGTATTCTCTGGCTCAAGGGATTGAGAGAGACTGACGTTCAAGTTGCGATCGCGCAGCAGTGGCAGCAGCGCCAACAGCGACTTCAACAACAGGGTTTGCAGCTGCATCTGGATAAACTTCTGCTTGCCCATAGCACAGAGGATCATCAGCTCCCAGTCATCACTGGCTAA
- the lysA gene encoding diaminopimelate decarboxylase, whose product MVSTPAAPSLNPSYPALFGNDRLSKSPNQNLFPLTASVTAEGQLEVGGCLVSELVDRYGSPLYILDEQTLRAACQAYRSALAQHYPGDALPIYASKAWNCLAVCALVAQEGLGIDVVSAGELYTALQAGVPSDRLYFHGNNKSLSELAMGVEAGCTIVVDNWQELRNLEAIAAEQQREVRVMIRFTPGIECHTHEYIRTGHLDSKFGFDPDQLDSLLAALVDQPYLRCIGLHAHIGSQIFELQPHSDLAGVLVSAYGKALALGLPIAELNVGGGLGIRYTESDDPPSIEEWVRQVSESLVAACQAANLPLPKLICEPGRSLIGTACVTAYRIGSRKEVPGIRTYLSVDGGMSDNPRPITYQSTYRAVIANRLNVSDRETVTVAGKHCESGDVLLKDAELAPSQPGDILVVLATGAYNYSMASNYNRIARPAAVLVNNGEAQIILARESLEDLLRQDRLPVGLQA is encoded by the coding sequence ATGGTTTCCACTCCAGCTGCGCCCTCATTAAACCCTTCGTATCCGGCTTTGTTTGGGAACGATCGTCTTTCTAAATCCCCCAACCAAAATCTTTTTCCGCTGACGGCTAGTGTGACAGCAGAAGGCCAACTTGAAGTTGGTGGCTGTTTGGTGTCTGAGCTAGTTGATCGCTATGGTTCTCCGCTCTACATCCTCGACGAGCAGACTCTGCGTGCTGCTTGTCAGGCTTATCGATCCGCGTTGGCGCAGCACTATCCCGGCGACGCGCTACCGATCTATGCCTCCAAGGCGTGGAACTGTCTTGCTGTCTGCGCTCTTGTGGCCCAAGAGGGGTTGGGTATTGATGTCGTCTCGGCTGGTGAACTCTACACCGCTCTACAAGCTGGTGTACCTAGCGATCGCCTCTACTTCCACGGCAACAACAAATCCCTGAGCGAATTGGCCATGGGGGTGGAAGCCGGTTGCACGATCGTGGTTGATAACTGGCAAGAGCTACGCAACCTCGAAGCGATCGCCGCAGAGCAGCAGCGGGAAGTGCGGGTGATGATCCGCTTTACTCCCGGCATTGAGTGCCACACCCACGAATACATCCGCACAGGTCACCTCGACAGCAAATTTGGCTTCGACCCCGATCAGCTAGATTCCTTGCTGGCTGCCTTAGTCGATCAGCCTTACCTCCGCTGCATTGGTCTGCATGCCCACATCGGCTCGCAGATTTTTGAATTGCAGCCCCATTCAGATCTGGCAGGGGTGCTTGTATCCGCCTATGGCAAAGCCTTGGCCCTAGGCTTGCCGATCGCTGAACTGAATGTCGGTGGTGGTTTAGGGATTCGCTACACCGAATCCGATGATCCACCTAGTATTGAGGAGTGGGTTCGACAGGTTAGTGAAAGCCTTGTCGCGGCTTGCCAAGCAGCCAATCTGCCACTGCCCAAGTTGATCTGTGAGCCGGGGCGATCGCTGATTGGCACGGCTTGTGTTACGGCCTATCGCATTGGCAGCCGTAAGGAAGTGCCTGGAATCCGTACCTACCTGTCTGTGGATGGGGGGATGTCGGATAATCCTCGTCCAATCACCTATCAGTCCACCTATCGTGCGGTCATTGCCAACCGCCTCAATGTGAGCGATCGCGAAACTGTGACAGTGGCGGGCAAGCACTGTGAGTCTGGTGATGTTCTGCTTAAGGATGCGGAATTGGCGCCCAGCCAGCCCGGCGATATTCTCGTGGTGCTGGCAACTGGTGCCTATAACTACAGCATGGCTTCGAATTACAACCGGATTGCTCGTCCTGCGGCTGTTTTAGTGAACAATGGCGAAGCTCAAATTATTCTGGCGCGCGAGTCTTTAGAGGACTTGTTGCGGCAGGATCGGTTACCAGTCGGGTTACAAGCTTAG
- the cdaA gene encoding diadenylate cyclase CdaA codes for MGDWLTQTGTWLSSGSGLLLRNALDISLVLILFYVILVLIGERRTLWMVRGFIVLMLAAAISSRLNLTLLNFVLNNLVIGSAVAMAVLLQSEFRRFLEQLGRGEIAALFRPNARSQPRAGSVAEEIIEAVKELSQNRTGALIVIEVSSSVDERDFLNPGVRINAEVSSELLQSIFQTSTQLHDGAVLISENRVVSAGVILPLSEQVVSRRLGTRHRAALGITERLNQCICIVVSEETGSISLAEQGILNRPLTSSKLKALLEERMSLAAQREVIAPDLRSLSRHLYRSSLSFFRRLGLLGSRRGRP; via the coding sequence ATGGGAGACTGGCTGACTCAGACAGGGACATGGCTTAGTAGTGGCTCCGGCCTACTGCTACGCAATGCCTTAGATATCAGCCTTGTCCTCATCCTCTTCTACGTCATCCTGGTGCTGATTGGAGAGCGGCGTACCCTTTGGATGGTGCGAGGCTTCATCGTGCTGATGTTGGCAGCCGCGATCAGCAGCCGACTCAACCTGACTTTGCTCAATTTTGTGCTCAATAACTTAGTGATTGGTTCTGCAGTGGCCATGGCAGTGCTGCTGCAGTCCGAATTTCGGCGCTTTTTGGAGCAACTCGGGCGAGGAGAAATTGCCGCGTTATTTCGTCCCAATGCGCGATCGCAGCCGCGGGCTGGCAGTGTCGCTGAAGAAATTATTGAAGCGGTCAAGGAGCTGTCGCAAAACCGGACGGGTGCCCTGATTGTCATTGAAGTCAGCTCGAGTGTGGATGAACGAGATTTCCTCAATCCAGGCGTGCGGATTAATGCAGAGGTCTCAAGTGAGCTCCTCCAGTCCATTTTTCAAACCAGCACACAGCTCCATGACGGTGCTGTCTTGATTTCCGAGAATCGAGTGGTTTCTGCAGGAGTGATTCTGCCCTTGTCAGAACAAGTTGTCTCACGGCGACTGGGCACGCGGCACCGAGCAGCACTGGGAATTACCGAGCGGCTCAATCAATGTATTTGTATTGTTGTTTCTGAAGAGACTGGCTCGATCTCTTTGGCAGAGCAAGGAATCCTGAATCGTCCGCTGACTAGTAGTAAACTCAAGGCATTGTTGGAAGAGCGCATGTCGCTTGCTGCCCAGCGGGAGGTCATTGCTCCCGATTTGCGATCGCTCAGTCGCCACCTCTATCGATCTAGTCTTTCGTTTTTCCGTCGCCTTGGCCTGTTGGGTTCTCGTCGAGGTCGTCCATGA
- a CDS encoding isoprenyl transferase, with product MTSVSDCDLRQRPADLVADRLPAHVAVIMDGNGRWAKQRGLPRIMGHRRGVDALKQLLRCCDDWGISALTAYAFSTENWGRPHEEVDFLMTLFERVLRRELQELMAENVRIRFVGDLENLPTSLQREIDRATTATAGNDGIRFTVATNYGGRQELLKACREIAAQVQQGRLSLDEIDEPLLANHLYTAGVADPDLLIRTSGEKRLSNFLLWQLAYAEIYVTDTLWPDFDRYEFYLALRDFQSRQRRFGRLT from the coding sequence ATGACCTCTGTGTCTGATTGCGATCTCCGTCAGCGTCCCGCGGACTTGGTGGCTGACCGTCTGCCTGCCCATGTCGCTGTGATTATGGATGGCAATGGACGTTGGGCGAAGCAGCGCGGTTTGCCTCGGATTATGGGACACCGTCGAGGCGTAGATGCTCTGAAGCAACTGTTGCGTTGCTGTGATGACTGGGGCATCAGTGCGCTAACGGCCTATGCCTTTTCCACTGAAAACTGGGGTCGGCCTCACGAAGAAGTTGACTTCTTGATGACCCTGTTTGAGCGCGTTCTACGACGTGAACTCCAGGAGTTGATGGCCGAGAATGTGCGCATCCGCTTTGTCGGCGATCTGGAGAATCTCCCCACGTCGCTGCAGCGAGAAATCGATCGTGCCACGACAGCGACAGCCGGTAATGACGGTATTCGTTTCACCGTGGCAACCAACTACGGTGGCCGCCAAGAACTGCTCAAAGCCTGTCGTGAGATTGCAGCTCAGGTTCAACAAGGACGGTTGTCACTCGACGAGATCGACGAGCCGCTCCTTGCCAACCATCTCTACACTGCCGGCGTAGCTGATCCTGATTTGCTGATTCGGACCAGCGGTGAAAAGCGGCTGAGTAACTTTTTGCTCTGGCAGTTGGCCTACGCGGAAATTTATGTGACCGATACGCTATGGCCAGATTTCGATCGCTACGAATTCTATTTAGCGCTCCGTGACTTCCAAAGTCGCCAACGTCGCTTTGGACGTTTAACCTAA
- a CDS encoding DUF3143 domain-containing protein has translation MTTLPLPETPLYNHSLPAIETWLRNLGSIQDIEVLNCWTLQRTDWSAEIELGTDQIVVCYRAAGEAGQDLTRTYKYSLSRADLEAVILGGP, from the coding sequence ATGACAACCCTGCCGCTTCCTGAAACGCCGCTCTACAACCACAGCCTGCCAGCGATTGAAACCTGGCTGCGCAATCTAGGGAGCATTCAAGATATTGAGGTTCTCAACTGTTGGACTCTGCAGCGAACCGACTGGTCTGCCGAGATTGAGCTAGGAACCGATCAAATTGTTGTTTGCTATCGGGCTGCAGGCGAAGCAGGTCAAGATTTGACTCGCACCTACAAGTATTCGCTCAGCCGCGCTGATCTCGAAGCAGTGATTCTAGGTGGTCCCTAG
- a CDS encoding J domain-containing protein has translation MTTSPDHYARLRISPNASDRDIRQAYRELSKQYHPDTTTLPLTAALQEFQKLQEAYAVLSDPDRRRLYDFQREQHRWAAARAATITPPSTRPRRVVSTASDRERSLSAGEIFALFLLSLTVVGCLVLTIGLGLLRGEQLLQAPSWFQATEPIDTVHAIAQPSVEALLPTAAIAIETPSLTTNDDNPAAS, from the coding sequence ATGACGACTAGCCCAGACCACTACGCGCGTCTTCGCATTTCCCCCAATGCCAGCGATCGCGATATTCGGCAGGCCTATCGTGAGCTGAGTAAGCAGTACCATCCCGATACAACGACGCTGCCATTGACAGCAGCCTTGCAAGAATTTCAAAAGCTCCAAGAAGCCTACGCAGTTCTGAGCGATCCTGACCGACGCCGACTCTACGATTTTCAGCGTGAGCAACATCGTTGGGCTGCCGCTCGTGCAGCCACGATCACTCCGCCTAGCACTCGCCCGCGACGGGTGGTGTCCACTGCCAGCGATCGAGAGCGATCGCTCTCAGCCGGCGAAATTTTTGCGCTGTTTTTACTCTCGCTGACGGTGGTTGGCTGTCTGGTGCTCACAATTGGCTTGGGTCTGCTGCGCGGTGAGCAGCTCTTACAAGCACCGAGTTGGTTCCAAGCCACAGAGCCAATTGATACTGTGCACGCGATCGCTCAGCCCAGTGTTGAGGCTTTGCTACCCACTGCTGCAATCGCGATTGAAACACCCTCTCTCACAACTAACGATGACAACCCTGCCGCTTCCTGA